The DNA sequence TGGCGATGAGGGTCAGCGCGTTGGCGACGCCGAGGACCGCGCCGCACACGGTCGCGGTGGCGAGGAACGCCGTCAGCGACGAGGCCGTGGGCAGTGTGCCGAGAGCGAGCGCCCCCGTGCCCAGACAGCTCAGCATGAGCGGTACGGCGGCCCGCGCCGGTGCGCGCCCGGCGACGGGGCCCGCGAGCGCCATGGCGAGGGCCGGGGCGAGGAAGGCCGTGCCCGCTGACGCCACCGGGAGGCCCCACTGCCCTTGAAGCGTGAGGGGGACGACGAACAGGAACATGACGGTCGCGGTGTTGGCGGCGGCCCCGGCGAGCGTGAGCGCCATGTAGGGCCCGTTGCGGAAGGGAGCGGGCCGTACCAGCGGATGCGGGGCGGTCCGTTCGTGCCGTACGAAGAGGAACAGCAGAACCGCCACGAGCAGGACCCCGCCGAAGGCAGCGGGGCGGGGCAGGGCCGGGCCGCGGTCGATGAGGACGCCGAGCACCCCGAGCGCGGCCGTCGCGGTGAGCAGACCCCGCCGGTCGAGGGTGCGCGCCGCGCCGGTGTCGTAGCTCTCGGCGGTACGTGAGGCGCAGACCGCGCCGAGGGCGGCGAGCGGGACGCTGAGCCAGAAGAGCGCCCGCCAGGACACGGCTTCGGTGAGGGCGCCGCCGACGAACGGCCCGCAGGCGGTCGCGATGCCGCCGATGCCGAGCGCCCAGCCGGTGGCGCGGCCGCGCAGGTCGCTCGGGTAGACGTTGGTCAGCAGTGACAGACCGACCGGCATGATCAGTGCCGCCCCCGCGCCCTGCGCCACCCGGGCGCCCACGAGGAAGGGCAGCGTCGAGGCGAGCGCGCACGCCAGCGAGGCCGCGCCGAACAGGGCGAGCCCGGCGACCAGGAGCCGCCGTCGCCCGAAGAGGTCGCCGAGGCGTCCGGCGCCGAGCATCAGCGTGCCGGTGGACAGCAGGTACGCGCTGATCACCCACGGGAGTCCCGACCCGTCGGCGTTCAGGTCGCGGCCGATCCGCGCCAGGGCGAGGTTCAGGCCGAACGAATCGAGCTGGACGCAGAAGACACCCAGGGACAGGGCCAGGAGAGCCCGCCTCCGCTCCGTGACCGACGCCGCCATACTCCCGCCCTCCCGCGCGACACCGCCGCTCACCGCTCGCCGACCGTTGCCCGCCGACCCGTGCGCGCCGTTTGCCGCTCGTCGTGGACACCGCCCTACGGACGTACGGCGGTGAAACTGCTGCTTGCGGAAGGGGGTTGGCGCAGCCGGAGAACGTCCTCGTATACAGAGCGTTGCTGCTGGAGATCCTGAGAACCGCAGATCGGGAGAGCCGCGGACCAGGGAATCGGAGACCCAAGGGCCGAAAAATCGGAGAA is a window from the Streptomyces spectabilis genome containing:
- a CDS encoding MFS transporter is translated as MAASVTERRRALLALSLGVFCVQLDSFGLNLALARIGRDLNADGSGLPWVISAYLLSTGTLMLGAGRLGDLFGRRRLLVAGLALFGAASLACALASTLPFLVGARVAQGAGAALIMPVGLSLLTNVYPSDLRGRATGWALGIGGIATACGPFVGGALTEAVSWRALFWLSVPLAALGAVCASRTAESYDTGAARTLDRRGLLTATAALGVLGVLIDRGPALPRPAAFGGVLLVAVLLFLFVRHERTAPHPLVRPAPFRNGPYMALTLAGAAANTATVMFLFVVPLTLQGQWGLPVASAGTAFLAPALAMALAGPVAGRAPARAAVPLMLSCLGTGALALGTLPTASSLTAFLATATVCGAVLGVANALTLIATQAVVRPERAGEASGVTKTTITVAAGLGVGLAGTVTGRLDGAGAGAAYGGVLRITAAVCGTACLLLGIWRALGTRRALGTRRARGPLRILGARATRARTGRADVDDAGPPGCGSGP